AATGTGGCGCAAGCCCATTCCTCCCAGTCCGCGCTCCGGTGACGCCGCTTCCTCCTCGTCGCCGGCACCGGTGTCGCGCACCGTGATCACCAGTTCGCGTCCCACTCCGCGCGCGTGGACCTCGATGCGGCCGTGTCCGCCGGCCCGCGAGACTCCATGGGTCATGGCGTTCTCCGCCAACGGTTGCAGAATGAGGGTCGGCACCAGAGCATGCAGCACGTCGGGTTCGGCGGATACCTCCGTCACCAGGCGCCCCTGGTAGCGGATCTCGAGGATCTCCAGGTAGCGGCGCAGAATGTCTAGTTCCTTCTCCAGCGTGACCTCCTGCTCCTGCGCGCCGTCCAGGCTGTAACGCAGCACCTCGCTCAGCCGCGCAATCATGCGCCTTACGCCCCGGGGATCCTGGGTGACCAGGCCGGATACGGCATTCAGCGTGTTGAACAGAAAGTGAGGGTTGAGCTGTGTACGGAGGACCTGCAGCCGCGACTCCGTGAGCTGCTCTCTCAACAGGATGGCCTCCTCCTGCCTCGCCTGGAATCTCCGGAAATAGTCGTACGCGAGCCCCGCCGCGATCACCAGCAGCGAAGCCATCAGGTCGGTGAGAAAGCGATACCGGACAAGGACGCGCAGCGAGGTCACGAAAGTCCTCCTGAGCGGGGGAACCGGAGGTCCCGGCGCTTCCGATCCCGGTGGCGGCCGCGGCGCATCCATCAACTGGGTGCCAACCAGTGCCAGAACGGAAGTGACCAGTACGGCGAGGGCCCCGGCAAGCATGAGGTATAGCACTACCCGCCGCAGGCCATTCCCCTCTTCCAGGCTGAACCGACCGACGAACCAGAGAGCGAGGGGCGTGAGAGCAGCCCACAGGTAAGCACCCAGGAAGGTGAGGAAGACGAGGTCCTCGCGGAACGGCCGCGG
The window above is part of the Longimicrobiaceae bacterium genome. Proteins encoded here:
- a CDS encoding histidine kinase, which gives rise to MKHRRRGDGAPAQQLVSFRIGLRGLLLIFAFWTVFGVATAANELVSPFRPRPFREDLVFLTFLGAYLWAALTPLALWFVGRFSLEEGNGLRRVVLYLMLAGALAVLVTSVLALVGTQLMDAPRPPPGSEAPGPPVPPLRRTFVTSLRVLVRYRFLTDLMASLLVIAAGLAYDYFRRFQARQEEAILLREQLTESRLQVLRTQLNPHFLFNTLNAVSGLVTQDPRGVRRMIARLSEVLRYSLDGAQEQEVTLEKELDILRRYLEILEIRYQGRLVTEVSAEPDVLHALVPTLILQPLAENAMTHGVSRAGGHGRIEVHARGVGRELVITVRDTGAGDEEEAASPERGLGGMGLRHIRQRLEQLYGGEYRLALRPHPERGMIAEIALPYHTRPTAGAQEALDNA